In Bos mutus isolate GX-2022 chromosome 2, NWIPB_WYAK_1.1, whole genome shotgun sequence, one DNA window encodes the following:
- the OSGEPL1 gene encoding tRNA N6-adenosine threonylcarbamoyltransferase, mitochondrial isoform X1, with translation MLILNKTAGVFFKPSRRKIYAFLGSFHFHPGKLFLHKLVLGIETSCDDTAAAVVDEAGNVLGEAIHSQTEVHLKTGGIIPPVAQQLHRENIQRIVQEALSASEVSPSELSAIATTIKPGLALSLGVGLSFSLQLVDQFKKPFIPIHHMEAHALTIRLTNKVEFPFLVLLISGGHCLLALVRGVSDFLLLGKSLDIAPGDMLDKVARRLSLIKHPECSTMSGGKAIEHLAKQGNRLHFDFQPPMQRAKNCDFSFSGLQHVIDKMIMQKEKEEGIEQGQVLSSAADIAAAAQHTVACHIAKRTHRALLFCKQRGFLRQSNTVLVVSGGVASNLYIRKALEIVTSATQCTLLCPPPRLCTDNGVMIAWNGVERLRAGLGILHNTEGIRYEPKCPLGVDISKEVGEAAIKVPRLKMKI, from the exons ATGCTAATATTGAATAAGACAGCAGGAGTCTTTTTTAAACCATCAAGAAGGAAAATTTATGcatttttaggaagttttcattttcatcctgGAAAACTATTCCTTCATAAACTAGTATTGGGAATTGAAACCAGTTGTGATGATACAGCAGCTGCTGTAGTGGATGAAGCTGGAAATGTTTTGGGAGAAGCAATACATTCCCAAACTGAAGTTCATTTAAA AACAGGTGGGATTATTCCTCCAGTAGCTCAACAGCTTCATAGAGAAAATATTCAACGCATAGTACAAGAAGCTCTCTCTGCCAGTGAAGTCTCTCCAAGTGAACTCTCAGCAATTGCGACCACCATAAAGCCAGGACTTGCTTTAAGCTTGGGTGTAGGTTTATCATTTAGCTTACAACTGGTAGACCAGTTTAAAAAGCCCTTCATTCCCATTCATCACATGGAGGCTCATGCACTTACTATTAGGTTAACAAATAAGGTAGAATTTCCGTTTTTAGTTCTTTTGATTTCTGGAGGTCATTGTCTTTTGGCATTAGTTAGAGGAGtttcagattttcttcttcttgggaagTCTTTGGACATAGCACCAGGTGACATGCTTGACAAG gTAGCAAGAAGACTTTCCTTAATAAAACATCCAGAGTGCTCCACCATGAGTGGCGGGAAGGCTATAGAACATTTGGCCAAACAGGGAAATAGATTGCATTTTGATTTCCAGCCTCCCATGCAACGTGCTaaaaattgtgatttttctttttctggacttCAACACGTTATTGATAAGATGAtaatgcaaaaggaaaaagaggaag GTATCGAGCAGGGGCAGGTCCTGTCTTCAGCTGCAGACATTGCTGCTGCGGCCCAGCACACCGTGGCCTGCCACATTGCAAAAAGAACACATCGTGCTCTTCTGTTCTGCAAGCAGAGAGGCTTCTTACGTCAGAGTAACACAGTACTG GTTGTATCTGGAGGCGTCGCAAGTAACTTATATATCCGAAAAGCCCTGGAAATCGTGACCAGTGCAACACAGTGCACGTTGCTGTGCCCGCCCCCCAGACTCTGCACTGACAACGGCGTTATGATTGCATG GAATGGTGTTGAAAGACTACGTGCTGGCTTGGGCATTTTACACAACACAGAAGGCATCCGCTACGAACCAAA ATGTCCTCTTGGAGTAGATATATCAAAAGAAGTTGGAGAAGCTGCTATAAAAGTGCCaagattaaaaatgaagatttga
- the OSGEPL1 gene encoding tRNA N6-adenosine threonylcarbamoyltransferase, mitochondrial isoform X2, whose product MEAHALTIRLTNKVEFPFLVLLISGGHCLLALVRGVSDFLLLGKSLDIAPGDMLDKVARRLSLIKHPECSTMSGGKAIEHLAKQGNRLHFDFQPPMQRAKNCDFSFSGLQHVIDKMIMQKEKEEGIEQGQVLSSAADIAAAAQHTVACHIAKRTHRALLFCKQRGFLRQSNTVLVVSGGVASNLYIRKALEIVTSATQCTLLCPPPRLCTDNGVMIAWNGVERLRAGLGILHNTEGIRYEPKCPLGVDISKEVGEAAIKVPRLKMKI is encoded by the exons ATGGAGGCTCATGCACTTACTATTAGGTTAACAAATAAGGTAGAATTTCCGTTTTTAGTTCTTTTGATTTCTGGAGGTCATTGTCTTTTGGCATTAGTTAGAGGAGtttcagattttcttcttcttgggaagTCTTTGGACATAGCACCAGGTGACATGCTTGACAAG gTAGCAAGAAGACTTTCCTTAATAAAACATCCAGAGTGCTCCACCATGAGTGGCGGGAAGGCTATAGAACATTTGGCCAAACAGGGAAATAGATTGCATTTTGATTTCCAGCCTCCCATGCAACGTGCTaaaaattgtgatttttctttttctggacttCAACACGTTATTGATAAGATGAtaatgcaaaaggaaaaagaggaag GTATCGAGCAGGGGCAGGTCCTGTCTTCAGCTGCAGACATTGCTGCTGCGGCCCAGCACACCGTGGCCTGCCACATTGCAAAAAGAACACATCGTGCTCTTCTGTTCTGCAAGCAGAGAGGCTTCTTACGTCAGAGTAACACAGTACTG GTTGTATCTGGAGGCGTCGCAAGTAACTTATATATCCGAAAAGCCCTGGAAATCGTGACCAGTGCAACACAGTGCACGTTGCTGTGCCCGCCCCCCAGACTCTGCACTGACAACGGCGTTATGATTGCATG GAATGGTGTTGAAAGACTACGTGCTGGCTTGGGCATTTTACACAACACAGAAGGCATCCGCTACGAACCAAA ATGTCCTCTTGGAGTAGATATATCAAAAGAAGTTGGAGAAGCTGCTATAAAAGTGCCaagattaaaaatgaagatttga